A single window of Ctenopharyngodon idella isolate HZGC_01 chromosome 24, HZGC01, whole genome shotgun sequence DNA harbors:
- the LOC127507632 gene encoding aminopeptidase N: MRIHFSATCVGCTLLGMASLATIVGLWTIQLLSSTEAPAEPWNEYRLPDTLFPDYYNITLWPRLQPNIYGLFVFTGKSSVVFKCLRETDLILIHSNKLNLTSTDGYLAKLSALGTAVAPSIQKTWMQETTQYLVIQLKGELKAGELYELYTEFVGELADDLAGFYRSEYDENGEKKIVATSQMHPTHARKTFPCFDEPAMRAVFYITLIHDRGTVALSNGMEVEEVDTILDGQPVTVTTFEPTKNMSSYLLALIVSDYTNVTSTNDTLIRIWARKKAIEDGHGDYALNITGPILKFFENYYSVPYPLSKSDQIALPDFYFGAMENWGLVTYRETNLLYDPVISSNANKERTATIIAHELAHMWFGNLVTLKWWNEVWLNEGFASYVSYLGADFAEPSWNVKDLIILKEVHRVFAVDALASSHPLSSKEEDIIKPEQINEQFDTVSYSKGASVLRMLSDFLTESVFVQGLNTYLTTFAYQNTVGEDLWNHLQTAVDKTGTVLPLSVKDIMDRWVLQMGFPVVTVNTTTGQVSQTHFLLDPESSLQLSPFNYEWIVPINWMKAEVQQSRFWLLERTAFHDDMKTTGNEWVLVNLNITGYYRVNYDTENWERLLNQLTENHEVIPVINRAQIVDDAFNLARAKIIPVTLALKTTKYLFEEREYMPWQSVLNNLDYFYLMFTQTDVYELLQNYTKKQVTPLFEHFKNITEGWSQVPSSHTDQYNQVNAIRFACSTGVDECQNLTTGWYREWMDQPNHNPIHPNLRSTVYCSAIATGSAEEWDFGWQMFKNATIAIEADKLMSSLACAKDHMLLERYLEYTLDASMIRKQDATSVIVDIAGNPDGQTLAWDFVRKNWVYMFTEYGVGSFNFASLISGVTKTFSTESELEQLLQFKSDNSAIGFGSGTAALEQAIEKTKANIKWVSENQREITDWLVAESA, translated from the exons ATGAGAATCCATTTTAGTGCAACTTGCGTTGGATGCACTTTACTGGGAATGGCATCACTGGCCACCATTGTTGGGTTGTGGACCATTCAACTCCTTTCTTCTACAGAAGCTCCTGCTGAGCCCTGGAACGAGTATCGTCTACCAGACACTCTGTTTCCAGACTACTACAACATCACCCTCTGGCCTCGACTTCAGCCGAACATTTATGGCCTATTCGTGTTCACTGGAAAGTCCAGCGTGGTCTTCAAATGTCTGAGGGAGACCGATCTCATCCTCATTCACTCCAATAAGCTGAACCTGACCTCAACAGATGGATATCTGGCCAAACTCTCTGCGCTTGGTACTGCAGTAGCGCCCTCAATACAGAAAACCTGGATGCAGGAGACGACGCAGTACCTTGTCATACAATTGAAGGGCGAACTGAAAGCTGGAGAGCTCTATGAGCTTTACACTGAGTTTGTGGGAGAACTCGCAGATGACCTGGCAGGGTTCTACCGGAGTGAATATGATGAGAATGGAGAGAAAAA GATAGTTGCTACCAGCCAGATGCATCCCACACATGCTCGCAAGACCTTCCCGTGTTTCGATGAGCCTGCAATGAGAGCGGTTTTCTACATCACTCTCATCCATGACAGAGGAACTGTGGCCCTGTCCAACGGAATGGAAGTTG AGGAAGTGGACACCATTCTTGATGGACAACCTGTTACTGTGACAACATTTGAACCCACAAAGAACATGTCCTCGTATCTACTGGCACTGATTGTCAGTGACTACACAAATGTTACATCAACGAATGACACCTTG ATACGTATATGGGCTCGTAAGAAAGCCATTGAGGACGGCCATGGTGATTATGCTCTGAATATAACTGGGCCAATCCTCAAGTTTTTTGAAAACTATTACAGTGTACCATATCCACTCTCTAAATCAG ACCAGATTGCCCTGCCTGATTTTTACTTTGGGGCGATGGAGAACTGGGGGCTGGTGACGTACAGGGAGACGAACCTTCTATATGATCCAGTCATCTCCTCTAATGCAAACAAAGAGAGAACGGCCACCATTATAGCCCATGAACTGGCTCACATG TGGTTTGGCAACCTTGTGACTCTAAAGTGGTGGAATGAAGTTTGGTTGAATGAAGGTTTCGCCTCTTATGTGTCATATCTTGGTGCAGACTTTGCTGAACCGTCCTGGAATGTG AAAGACTTGATCATCCTTAAAGAAGTACACCGTGTTTTTGCTGTGGATGCACTGGCCTCCTCCCATCCCCTGTCTTCTAAGGAGGAAGATATTATAAAACCAGAGCAGATCAATGAGCAGTTTGATACGGTCTCCTACAGTAAG GGGGCGTCGGTGTTGAGAATGCTGTCAGACTTCCTTACCGAGTCTGTGTTCGTACAAGGACTAAAT ACATATCTCACCACGTTCGCCTATCAAAATACAGTCGGTGAGGATCTGTGGAATCACCTTCAAACT GCTGTTGATAAAACTGGAACAGTCCTTCCCTTAAGTGTCAAAGATATCATGGACCGCTGGGTTCTTCAAATGGGCTTTCCAGTGGTCACAGTCAACACTACGACAGGCCAGGTCTCTCAGACGCACTTCCTTCTGGATCCTGAGTCTTCATTGCAGCTGTCTCCATTCAA TTATGAATGGATTGTACCCATCAACTGGATGAAGGCAGAGGTGCAGCAGTCACGCTTTTGGCTCTTGGAAAGAACTG CTTTTCACGATGATATGAAGACGACTGGAAATgagtgggtgctggtgaacCTGAACATCACAGGATATTACAGAGTGAACTATGACACTGAGAACTGGGAGCGTCTCCTGAATCAGCTGACTGAAAACCATGAG gtcaTCCCAGTCATAAACAGAGCTCAGATAGTGGATGATGCATTTAACCTTGCAAG GGCGAAGATAATTCCTGTCACTTTAGCGCTAAAAACGACAAAATACTTATTTGAAGAAAGGGAATATATGCCGTGGCAGTCTGTTCTCAACAACCTGGATTATTTCTACCTCATGTTTACACAAACTGATGTCTATGAACTTTTACAG AACTACACCAAGAAGCAGGTGACCCCCCTTTTTGAACATTTCAAGAATATTACTGAAGGTTGGTCACAAGTGCCCTCTAGCCATACAGACCA GTACAATCAAGTTAATGCCATTAGATTTGCCTGCAGCACTGGTGTAGATGAATGTCAAAATCTCACTACAGGCTGGTACAGAGAGTGGATGGACCAACCAAACCACAACCC GATTCACCCCAACTTGAGGTCTACAGTGTATTGCAGCGCTATTGCCACAGGGAGCGCTGAAGAGTGGGACTTTGGCTGGCAGATGTTTAAAAACGCCACCATCGCGATAGAAGCTGACAAACTCATGTCATCCCTGGCTTGTGCAAAAGATCACATGCTTTTAGAAAG GTACCTTGAGTACACGCTTGATGCATCAATGATCCGTAAACAGGACGCTACCTCTGTCATTGTGGATATCGCTGGCAACCCAGATGGTCAGACATTGGCTTGGGACTTTGTGAGGAAGAACTGGGTGTATATGTTCACAGA GTATGGTGTTGGGTCCTTTAACTTTGCCAGCCTTATAAGTGGCGTAACCAAAACATTTTCAACTGAATCAGAACTTGAGCAG CTTCTGCAGTTTAAGAGTGACAATTCAGCGATCGGATTTGGATCAGGGACAGCAGCTCTGGAACAGGCCATTGAGAAGACTAAAGCAAATATAAAATGGGTGTCTGAAAACCAGAGAGAAATCACCGACTGGCTGGTGGCTGAATCTGCTTAA
- the LOC127507792 gene encoding major histocompatibility complex class I-related gene protein-like isoform X2, which translates to MDRIIMLLVLLPPTSASYDSGHSLWLFSTYIQGKTQFPEFSYTTSLDDITVGYYNSTTYIPRGNMTNEDDVVNSGYIKGISDYMYDSFLRRSKLLRKDSQNDSLEVYQTLVVCELPDLNNTGKMLTKDAARGCTTDELCYFNNTFTYKVILNISQDVLKPHLEEFKLKYKKFYQPVCISTLKNYLKKRQNELNRKEAPNIRFFQKANSDSGGFRGICLATGFYPRHINLTLFRDGQPVSDHEITGGDLLPNGDGTYQMRKSLEISADKHKYTCSATHLSLDNKLDIELEFDHGVPFKGSLVLVLLLVFVAGAGAGVVIYKYRRRRAGGTRTEMNVSSSNCDYSAASNADTVL; encoded by the exons ATGGACCGAATAATCATGTTACTTGTACTTTTACCTCCAACATCCGCTTCATACG ATTCAGGTCACTCTTTGTGGTTGTTTTCAACTTACATTCAGGGAAAAACACAATTTCCTGAATTTAGTTACACAACATCTTTGGATGACATCACAGTTGGATACTATAATTCAACGACATATATTCCAAGAGGGAATATGACTAATGAGGATGATGTGGTTAATTCAGGTTACATAAAGGGCATAAGTGACTACATGTATGACTCCTTTTTGAGAAGATCAAAACTGTTAAGGAAAGACAGCCAAAATGACA GTCTTGAAGTTTATCAGACACTGGTTGTCTGTGAGCTGCCGGATCTTAACAATACTGGAAAGATGCTTACAAAAGATGCTGCCAGAGGCTGCACCACAGATGAGCTCTGTTACTTTAACAACACGTTTACTTATAAagtgattttaaatatttcacaagaTGTGCTCAAACCTCACCTTGAAGAATTCAAACTGAAATATAAGAAGTTCTATCAACCAGTTTGTATAAGTACTCTCAAGAATTACctcaaaaaaagacaaaatgaacTAAATAGAAAGG aagcaCCAAATATCAGATTTTTTCAGAAAGCAAACTCAGATTCTGGAGGGTTTCGTGGGATTTGTTTGGCAACAGGATTTTACCCTCGTCACATCAACCTGACCCTGTTCAGAGATGGACAGCCTGTATCTGATCATGAGATCACTGGAGGAGATCTGCTGCCCAATGGTGACGGGACGTACCAGATGAGGAAGAGTCTGGAGATCAGTGCagacaaacacaaatacacCTGCTCTGCCACACACCTCAGTCTGGACAACAAACTGGACATTGAATTAG aATTTGATCATGGTGTCCCATTTAAGGGTTCTTTAGTTTTGGTTCTGCTGTTGGTGTTTGTGGCTGGAGCTGGAGCTGGAGTCGTCATATATAAATACAGGAGGAGACGAGCTGGTGGGACAAGAACTGAAATGAATG TTTCTTCATCAAACTGTGATTATTCTGCTGCTTCTA ATGCTGACACTGTCTTATAG
- the LOC127507792 gene encoding major histocompatibility complex class I-related gene protein-like isoform X1, protein MDRIIMLLVLLPPTSASYDSGHSLWLFSTYIQGKTQFPEFSYTTSLDDITVGYYNSTTYIPRGNMTNEDDVVNSGYIKGISDYMYDSFLRRSKLLRKDSQNDSLEVYQTLVVCELPDLNNTGKMLTKDAARGCTTDELCYFNNTFTYKVILNISQDVLKPHLEEFKLKYKKFYQPVCISTLKNYLKKRQNELNRKEAPNIRFFQKANSDSGGFRGICLATGFYPRHINLTLFRDGQPVSDHEITGGDLLPNGDGTYQMRKSLEISADKHKYTCSATHLSLDNKLDIELEFDHGVPFKGSLVLVLLLVFVAGAGAGVVIYKYRRRRAGGTRTEMNGESSISSSNCDYSAASNADTVL, encoded by the exons ATGGACCGAATAATCATGTTACTTGTACTTTTACCTCCAACATCCGCTTCATACG ATTCAGGTCACTCTTTGTGGTTGTTTTCAACTTACATTCAGGGAAAAACACAATTTCCTGAATTTAGTTACACAACATCTTTGGATGACATCACAGTTGGATACTATAATTCAACGACATATATTCCAAGAGGGAATATGACTAATGAGGATGATGTGGTTAATTCAGGTTACATAAAGGGCATAAGTGACTACATGTATGACTCCTTTTTGAGAAGATCAAAACTGTTAAGGAAAGACAGCCAAAATGACA GTCTTGAAGTTTATCAGACACTGGTTGTCTGTGAGCTGCCGGATCTTAACAATACTGGAAAGATGCTTACAAAAGATGCTGCCAGAGGCTGCACCACAGATGAGCTCTGTTACTTTAACAACACGTTTACTTATAAagtgattttaaatatttcacaagaTGTGCTCAAACCTCACCTTGAAGAATTCAAACTGAAATATAAGAAGTTCTATCAACCAGTTTGTATAAGTACTCTCAAGAATTACctcaaaaaaagacaaaatgaacTAAATAGAAAGG aagcaCCAAATATCAGATTTTTTCAGAAAGCAAACTCAGATTCTGGAGGGTTTCGTGGGATTTGTTTGGCAACAGGATTTTACCCTCGTCACATCAACCTGACCCTGTTCAGAGATGGACAGCCTGTATCTGATCATGAGATCACTGGAGGAGATCTGCTGCCCAATGGTGACGGGACGTACCAGATGAGGAAGAGTCTGGAGATCAGTGCagacaaacacaaatacacCTGCTCTGCCACACACCTCAGTCTGGACAACAAACTGGACATTGAATTAG aATTTGATCATGGTGTCCCATTTAAGGGTTCTTTAGTTTTGGTTCTGCTGTTGGTGTTTGTGGCTGGAGCTGGAGCTGGAGTCGTCATATATAAATACAGGAGGAGACGAGCTGGTGGGACAAGAACTGAAATGAATGGTGAATCATCCA TTTCTTCATCAAACTGTGATTATTCTGCTGCTTCTA ATGCTGACACTGTCTTATAG
- the LOC127507792 gene encoding major histocompatibility complex class I-related gene protein-like isoform X3, which translates to MDRIIMLLVLLPPTSASYGYIKGISDYMYDSFLRRSKLLRKDSQNDSLEVYQTLVVCELPDLNNTGKMLTKDAARGCTTDELCYFNNTFTYKVILNISQDVLKPHLEEFKLKYKKFYQPVCISTLKNYLKKRQNELNRKEAPNIRFFQKANSDSGGFRGICLATGFYPRHINLTLFRDGQPVSDHEITGGDLLPNGDGTYQMRKSLEISADKHKYTCSATHLSLDNKLDIELEFDHGVPFKGSLVLVLLLVFVAGAGAGVVIYKYRRRRAGGTRTEMNGESSISSSNCDYSAASNADTVL; encoded by the exons ATGGACCGAATAATCATGTTACTTGTACTTTTACCTCCAACATCCGCTTCATACG GTTACATAAAGGGCATAAGTGACTACATGTATGACTCCTTTTTGAGAAGATCAAAACTGTTAAGGAAAGACAGCCAAAATGACA GTCTTGAAGTTTATCAGACACTGGTTGTCTGTGAGCTGCCGGATCTTAACAATACTGGAAAGATGCTTACAAAAGATGCTGCCAGAGGCTGCACCACAGATGAGCTCTGTTACTTTAACAACACGTTTACTTATAAagtgattttaaatatttcacaagaTGTGCTCAAACCTCACCTTGAAGAATTCAAACTGAAATATAAGAAGTTCTATCAACCAGTTTGTATAAGTACTCTCAAGAATTACctcaaaaaaagacaaaatgaacTAAATAGAAAGG aagcaCCAAATATCAGATTTTTTCAGAAAGCAAACTCAGATTCTGGAGGGTTTCGTGGGATTTGTTTGGCAACAGGATTTTACCCTCGTCACATCAACCTGACCCTGTTCAGAGATGGACAGCCTGTATCTGATCATGAGATCACTGGAGGAGATCTGCTGCCCAATGGTGACGGGACGTACCAGATGAGGAAGAGTCTGGAGATCAGTGCagacaaacacaaatacacCTGCTCTGCCACACACCTCAGTCTGGACAACAAACTGGACATTGAATTAG aATTTGATCATGGTGTCCCATTTAAGGGTTCTTTAGTTTTGGTTCTGCTGTTGGTGTTTGTGGCTGGAGCTGGAGCTGGAGTCGTCATATATAAATACAGGAGGAGACGAGCTGGTGGGACAAGAACTGAAATGAATGGTGAATCATCCA TTTCTTCATCAAACTGTGATTATTCTGCTGCTTCTA ATGCTGACACTGTCTTATAG